Proteins from one Bactrocera neohumeralis isolate Rockhampton chromosome 3, APGP_CSIRO_Bneo_wtdbg2-racon-allhic-juicebox.fasta_v2, whole genome shotgun sequence genomic window:
- the LOC126753010 gene encoding uncharacterized protein LOC126753010, which translates to MDEDFCRINLMNTLNCGAMMAAMEMDAEFEKKEHKKARYWVSPYLKERNDRGRFVSDFEALRNSPNLFVENFRMPPQVFNELCEMVKPHLLPKRNSRPKDFIPIKAKLAVVLEYLASGDLQRHLASCYRISKQHFGQIVNDVCEALCAVLKNEVPDWTEQNLLEIANGFENQWNFPNCVGAIDGKHINIKAPP; encoded by the exons ATGGATGAAGATTT ttgtaggataaatttaatgaatacGTTGAATTGTGGTGCCATGATGGCTGCCATGGAGATGGATGCTGAATTCGAAAAAAAGGAGCATAAGAAGGCGAGATATTGGGTGAGTCCATACCTTAAGGAACGAAACGACAGGGGAAGATTCGTGTCCGATTTCGAAGCCTTGCGCAACTCACCAAATTTATTCGTTGAAAACTTTCGCATGCCACCACAAGTTTTTAATGAACTTTGTGAGATGGTGAAGCCACACTTACTTCCGAAACGCAACAGCAGGCCAAAAGATTTTATTCCAATTAAAGCCAAATTGGCAGTGGTACTGGA ATACCTAGCTTCGGGGGATTTGCAACGCCACTTAGCTTCTTGCTATCGTATCAGCAAACAACATTTTGGTCAGATCGTAAACGACGTTTGTGAAGCATTATGTGCCGTACTGAAAAATGAAGTGCCCGATTGGACGGAACAAAATTTGCTAGAAATAGCTAATGGTTTTGAAAACCAATGGAATTTTCCCAATTGTGTTGGCGCCATTGACGGAaaacatattaatataaaagcACCTCCATAA